DNA from Candidatus Cloacimonas acidaminovorans str. Evry:
CTAATGCCAAATTCATCTGCTGCTTGCTGAAGGCCTATATTTAATGCCAGTTTCATAATTTGTTGCGCTTGTGTTTCCGGAGCTAATAAACTTGCTGTTTTAGGCAATGCCTGCACAAAAATGGTATTATACAGAGTAAGGGTCTTGGTGCTCTGTATTTTTTGATACATAATCCAGCCCTTTTCATAAGGAAGGGGTTCACTGCACAATCCATTTTCCAGTCCTAACAGAGCATTTTGAATTTCCCAAGGCAATTCTTCCGTTTTTTGATAGCCGTTATCAATAAAACTTACCAGAGAATTTTTGTTTTCCAGATTAGCAATAATATCCTTTATATCAATTCCCCGGACAAGTTCGTTCCGAATAAATTCAGCAGTATTTTTGGCATCAGAGAGTTCTGTGCTGTCCGGAATAACAGGAATGGAACAATAGCCCAAACGATAAAACTGCCATAAACGAAATTGCTCTAAATTTGTTTGATACCAGGCACTGATTTCTGCATCAGATAAAGAAATTTCTAATTGGGAGGGAGCAAAAATATAGAGCTCCAAATCTGCATTACTGGCAATAATCTGTTCTACCTGTTTGCGGATTTTGGAACTGAGCATTTCCTCTTCTATCAACACTTTTTGCAGTTTTAGAATAGGAATAACATTTTCCTGATAGTGTTTTCTTAAGGCAGCTAAATTTTCCGGTTGATCGGTCATCAGCGATTGCAGATACAACTTTTTGTCAAATTTACCATTAACCTGAAAGCGAGGGGATTTGATTATATGCTCGGGAATGGAATTAGAAAGTGTATCCAGAACTTCTGCAACACTGGCAGAAATGTTATACTTTTTATAATAATCCTGCAGAATTATTGCTTTGGTGATATCACGCCAGGTCTCATTATGTAATTTTTCCTTTTCTTCCTTTGTGGGAGTGCGTCCTGTCTGATAACCAAAAATAGCATAATGACCACGGTAGGAATTAAAAAAATCCTCCAGAGAAATCTCTGTTCCATTCACGCTTCCTGCCACGGAAGAGGAATTTGTAGCGCAGGAAACAAGGAAAAATAAACCCAGCAGGGTAATAACAATAAATGTAGGAAGCTTGTTCATTTTTCTCCTAAAAGTTGATTTTGAATCTTTTGCAGATATTGAAATGCCTCTATAGGAGAAAGTTTATTCAAATCAATCTCCTTGATTTCATTTATTATAGGATCGTTTTCACTGGCTTTATCGGCTAAAATCTCAAAAATATCAATCTGAGGAACATCCCGCACTAATTTCTTACGGATGGTTGCAGTTAAACCCTGAGGACTGATTTCATGCTCTTCCAGGTTTTTTAAGATTTCTTTGGCACGGCGGATAACCTTTTCGGGAATTCCTGCCAAACGGGCAACCTGTATTCCGTAACTCTGGTCTGCCCCACCGCGTTCAATTTTACGAATAAAAATCATTTCCTCATTCCATTGCTTTACGGCTACATTGTAATTTTTTATATCCGGATAAAGATTTTCCAGTTCTGTTAGCTCATGATAATGAGTAGCAAAAAGGGTTAAAGAATGTTTGTATTTTTGAATATATTCAATAATAGCCCAAGCTAAGGATAAGCCATCAAAAGTAGAAGTTCCTCTGCCAATTTCATCCAGTAAAATAAGGGAATTAGAAGTGGCAGAATGCAGGATATTAGCGGTTTCTATCATTTCCACTAAAAAAGTGCTTTGACCTTGAGCCAAATTATCGGAAGCTCCAACTCTGGTAAAAACACGATCAAAAACAGGCAGGGTCATTTTACTTGCCGGCACAAAACTTCCCATTTGAGCTAAAATAACCAGCAAACCAACTTGTCTTAAATAGGTTGATTTTCCTGCCATATTGGGTCCTGTAATAATAGCAATACTGGTTTCAGGATAATCCAGATGGGTGTCATTCGGAATGAATTTATCGCTTTCCATCAGTTTCTCAATAACGGGATGCCTGCCATCTATAATATGCAATTCCCGGCTTTCAGTAAAAACGGGACGGGAATATTGATTCTGCCAGGCAAGAAATGCCAAAGAAGAAAGAACATCCAATTCAGCAATAACTTCGCTCAATTGTTGAAAACGAGGCAATGATTCAGCTAAGTTTTGACGCAGTTCTTTAAATAGTTCATATTCCAAATTCTTAATCTTCTCTTCCGAAGAAAGCACTTTTGCCTCAAATTCCTTTAAGCGTGGTGAAATAAAGCGTTCACTATTGGTCAATGTCTGTTTGGGAATATAATAATCCGGCACTTTATTTTTGTTGGCAGAACTCACCTCTATATAATAGCCAAAAACACGATTATAACCAACTTTCAAATTATTAATACCCGTTTTCCGGCGTTCATCTTCTTCCAAACGAGCTATCCAGCTTTTACCGTCATAAATAATATCCATTAGCTCATCCAGTTCAGGATTATAGCCCTTGGCAAAAATTCCGCCTTCGGTTATAGAAATAGGTGGATTATCGTTAATAGCTTTTTCAATGAGTGCTATAATATCCTCAAAACTACCCATATTCTGTTGCCAGACAGCAAATTGGGGATGTTCAAAAGTGCTTAGTTTGGTTTGCAGATTTCTGGCTGAATACAAATAGGACTTTAGCGCAATAAGTTCTCTGGGGTTTATTCTTAAAGAGCCCAAACGGGTAACCAAACGGGTAATATCTCCAATTTCCTTTAAGATTAAACGCAGTTCTTTTAAATGGCTGCTTTTATCAATAAAGGACTGAATGATATCCTGCCTAAAAGTGATTTCCTTGATGTCTAAAAGAGGATGCAACAGCCATTGCTGTAAAAGCCGCGAACCCATTGGAGTCATTGTTTGGTCTATAACCGAAAGTAAACTGCCATATTTTGTGCCATAGCGTATTGAACGAACCAGTTCCAGATTTCTTCTGCTGATTTCATCCAGCTGCATATATTGGGAAAGTGAATAATATCTTAACGAAGAAATATGATTAAAAGGAGTATTGTAAAGTCCTTGCACATAAGCTAATGCTGCACCTGCTGCTGTAGCCCCCAAAAGTTTATTATGAGCTCCGTAGGGTTCTAAAGTGGTAACTCCAAAATGTTTTTTTAAAGTTGCAATTGCTTCTTGGGGTTGAAACTGCCAGCTGTCAAAAACAGTAATCGTAGGCAAGGTCTCTAAAGGCAGGGTTTTAACATATTCCTCCGCTTGTGTGCTGTCTACAATTAATTCGGCAGCCCTAAATCTTTGTAATTCATTTACCAGTTCTTCATTATCCAGTTCCGTAAAAAGAAAATCACCGGTAGAAATATCCAAATGTGCTAAGCCAATTTTCTTCTGAGGGTCATTATAATATAAGGAAGCTAAAAAAACATTGGCATTACCTTCCAGAAAGGATTGATCCAATACAGCACCGGGAGTTATAATTTCAGTTACTTCACGCTTTACCAGTCCAATTGCCTTTTTGGGGTCTTCCGTTTGTTCACAAATGGCAATTTTCAGCCCGGCTTTAATCAGCTTATCTAAATATGTATTTAATGCGTGATAGGGAAAACCGGCTAAAGGAACAGGATTTTCGTCATTCTTATTCCGCGTAGTGAGAGTTATATTCAAAATTCTGGATGCTGTGTGCGCATCCTCAAAAAATGTTTCATAAAAATCGCCCATCCGAAAAAGAATGAGCTTATCCGGATGCTTTTCTTTCACAGCATAATACTGTTTCAGCATTGGAGTAAGCTTGTTATCGTCCACTTTTAGTATGCCGTAATAAAGGAATTGATATTATTTGTTGCCAGAAGTTCTTTTGCTTCTTCTGCTTTAGCTCTATCTGGAAAAGAACCGCAGACAACAACCCAGCTTTTTTTCTCCCCGCTGACATCTTCATAATAGGCAGCCGGTATATTGAGCAGACAGATATTTATTACTAAACGATTAGCATTGCTTTCTACAGAAAACCTTCCTGCCTGCAACCAGTAACCTTCTTTGGGCTTTTCTTTTAATTTAACCGGAGTATCCTGTTTTACCTCTATCTGTTTTGTAGAAGATGAAGAGGAGGACTTGGAATCAATAGTAACACTTGGCTTTAATGTATCCGGCTGTTCTTCTTGCACAATAGTAACTTGCAAAGGTGAATAAGGGTAAAGGAAACTAATATCTATACTCGGTTTACTGCTTTTTAGCTCTAAAATACGGTCTTCTATTTGATAGGCAACCTGTGAATAGGGGTCTTGTTCATAGCCCTTACGATAGGCAGCTATGGCATCAATTGGTTTATCGGAAAGTTCATAGGCATATCCCAAACGGTAATAGAAATATTGTTCATCCATTTCGGGAAGCTTGGCATTTTGCAATTTTAGTAAAGTAGCAACTGCGCTGTATGCTTTTTTTTGTTCCAGATAACAATCTGCAATCAGATAATATGATTTCTCGGCAAATTCGCCGCGAGGTGCTAAACGCAAATAATTTTCACAATTACTGATGGCAGTAGCATAATCATCATTCCACCAGGCACATAAACCAAGCCAATAAAAGCGTTCTATGATTTCGGGGGAAGTTATGCGCCTTAAATATAAGGTTGCTTCTTCAATTTTGCGGTCAAGGATAAATATTTTTCCCAGTTCCAAGAGAGATTTCTGAGCATAAGGACTTTTGGGGAATTTTTCTATTAACCACTGATGTGCCGATATGGCATCTTCAATTTTCACTTTTAGCAAAGCATTATAAAAGCCCAAACAGGCACGCTCTTCATCATTAACAGGTTTCAGGGTGCTAATGTTGGCGGATAGCTCATCTAATTTTCCACTGTTATAAAGTTTGTCTAAATCTTGAAATTCCTTTCTAACTGCGGCAAAAACAAAACAGCATAATCCCGTCAGCAAAAAGGAAAGGAAAACTTGCTTAACAGCTGGAAAGGGACTTTTAAGCATCAATTGCTCATTGAATTTAGTAATTCTTCGTTGGTTTGGGTTGCTTGCATCTTTTTCCGCAATGTCTCTATACCTTGAATCGGAGAAATGGTCTTTAAATATTTACGCAACACATACATCCGGTTAAGCTCATTTTGTGTTAAAAGTAATTCTTCGCGTCGGGTTCCACTTTTCACTAAGTCAATTGCTGGATACAATCTCATATCACTAATAGTGCGGTCTAAAACCAGTTCCATATTACCTGTACCCTTAAATTCTTCAAAGATAACCTGGTCCATCTTACTGCCAGTATCAATTAAAGCTGTGGCAATAATAGTTAAGCTACCTGCTTCTTCAGTTTTACGAGCAGAACCGAAGAACTTTTTGGGCTTAATTAATCCGTTGGCATCAATTCCACCACTTAAAACCTTTCCGCTGGAAGGGGTTATATTATTGTATGCTCTTGCCAGACGAGTGATACTATCCAAAACAATAACTACATCCTGATGCAGTTCTACCATTCTTTTCGCTTTTTCCAAAACCATTTCGCTAACTGCGGAATGATTTTTGGGGGACTCATCAAAGGTGGAACTAATAACTTCCCTGCTTCCAGGTTTAAGGATTTTTTTCATTTCGGTAACTTCTTCAGGGCGTTCATCAACCAGCAAAACAATGAGATAAACTTCAGGATGATTACTTAAAATAGCATTTGCCGTATCTTGCAGTAAAGTTGTTTTCCCTGTTCGGGGAGCTGCCACAATTAAACCACGCTGTCCTTTTCCAATGGGCGTAAAAAGGTTTATTATTCTGGTGCTGTAATTATCAGGATCAAATTCCAGATTTAATCGTTCTGTAGGATAATAAGGGGTAAGTTCATCAAAAGGACGCAAATTCTGCATACAGTCAGGAGCCATATTATTAACTGATTCCACCCTTAAAAGAGCATAATATTTTTCTCCTTCTTTGGGGCTGCGGACAGGACCACTGACCATATTTCCGGTTTTAAGTCCGAAGCGTTTTATCTGCGTTAGCGATACATATACATCATCGCGACCTGCAGTATAGTTATTTTGGGGAAAGCGTAAGAAGCCGAAACCATCTTCCATAATTTCCAGACAACCAGTTACAAAAGCGAGCCCTTCTTGAGCTGCCTGAAATTCCAGCATCTTGAAGATTAGTTCCGTTCCTTTATATTGTGTATAGCCAGGCAAGCCAATTTTTTTTGCCAGGCGACTTAGTTGAAGTTGATTCAAGCTAAACAGATCTTCTTCAAACAGCATTCGTTATCTCCTTTATCAGCTATTCGTTATAGCATTATAATTACTTTTTTTTGTAACCGGTAATAGCCAAACGACAAGCACTGGCATAACCGATATCTTTAATGCGTTGCATCAATTCCTGTCCTTCTTTAATTAATACTTCCGTGTTTTCCATTGTCTGCAGACGTTTAATAATTTCCTGACAGTTACGCAACAAAGTAGGACAATTCTTGCTGGGATCATCTACAGGGACATAAAAATCCGTTATCTGAACTTTTTTCAGGGGCATTTTTTTAATTATATCCTGCAGTTCTTTCCGGGTAAATGTCTTTTGATGGTAAGTTCCTAAAAGGCGGTCTACCGAGGCAACCCAATGATGCATTATAATATGTGTTTCCTGAGCAGGGGTCTGTTCGCCGTCACAATACATTTCCGTAATTAACATCAAACCCTCAGGTTTTAAAACTCTTATCATTTCATTTAGAACTTTTTCCCTATTTTTAATATGGTGTAAGGCATCAGACATACAGACCATATCAAAGTAGTTATCTTCAAACTGCATATCTTCCAAATTCATACGAAAAATTTCTATATTGTTTTCCGGGAATATTTTCTGGGCATAATCCACACAGCGTTGCGAGGAATCAACTCCAATAATTTGGGTGTAGGATTTCAGATGTTGTTTGAGGGTTGTAATAAAGTCGCCTTTTCCGGTTGCTGCGTCCAAAACATTACCACCATCTACCTTGGAAAGAATTTTGATGATTTCATTCATAACAGAACTCCTCGCTTGTATTTTGATATGGGATTTTTGCCTCTATTTTTTCTTCTCTGATTGTGCAGTTCTGAGGACTGCGTTTTTATTCTTAATCTACTATTACTATAATTTTATGCCTGCCATTTTCCGTCAAGTATTATCTTTAACAGGGATGTTTAAATTGGGTAGATAGCGGATTAAATTACGGTATTGCTTCCGGATTGCAGTTATAAACCCTGGTTCGTTGTAATTGGCAAGGGTTTCTATTGTTTGTTTGCGACCATAATTATAAAAGTCCCTTGCCTTATGAAATGCAAAAGGATGACCATCTGCCATTCCTGCTTCAATTACAATATCAGGACTAAAAGTTGCTATATCACGAATTGCCAGATATGCCTGATTTTGTAAAACTGCATGAAAGATTACTTCAGTTCTGCCTAAACGCTTGGATTTGGTTATTTCATCACTTTCCAGATTAATAAAGCAGGCACTTTTTTGGGCTTCCGGCAAAACATTAACCGCAATAACTTTATCTTGGGAAAGCACAGAAGAAAAAGCTAATGGTAGAGGATGTTCAATTCCCCCGTCAATAAAAAGATACTGCTTAAATTTGTAAGGAGCAAAAAGAACAGGCAAGGAAGTAGAAGCTCTCATTGCATCAGCATAAAGTCCTTTATTAAAAAGAACGGTGCTTTTACTGATTAAATCGTAAGCACAAGCAATAAAAGGTATTCTGCCCTCTTCTATTTTTTTGCCTTCTGTCCATTTCCAAAACGCTTTCAGTAATGACTTACCATCAAAAATGCCTTGTATGGTTCGGTCTAAATTTAGCGGAGAAAATATCCTTGTGTTTTTGAAACTTTTGGCAATCTTATATATCTCCTCAGAATTAAGTCCCGAGGAATATAAACCGCCTATTATACTTCCCATACTGGAACCTATTATACTGGTTATTTCATATTGTTCTTCTAAAACACTTAAAACGCCAATATGAGCTAAACCTAATGCGGAACCACCACCTAAAATGAGAGTTGCCTTTTCTTTCATATTTCATCTATCCCCAATTTTTTCCCTTAAAGCTAAATAAAGCTAAACAGTCAAGTTTTATTTGGTTTTTTATATCATTCCCTTTTTTGCAAAATTCTTTTGTCATTCCGGCAAAAGTAGGAATCCGGATATTTTTTTACCTATATAACTGAATTTTCAATGTGGAACTTAAATTGGTTAGCGATATTTCTTTACCGAAAGGGGAATAAAAACCTCGACAGAAATTTAACCTTTTAAAATTGTGCTTTGCTAATCTGATAAGGAGGAACTGTATGATCAAAGTAGAAAACTTAAGCAAGGTCTTTACCAAAAAAGACGGAACAAACTTTTATGCTGTAGATAAAATAAATTTTACAGCCGGTGACGGTGAAATTGTTTGTCTTTTAGGTGTTAACGGAGCCGGAAAAACAACCACAATGCGTGTTCTTTCCACTATTTTTCAGCCCTCGGAAGGAACAGCCGAAATTCAGGGTTGGGATATTAAAAAACATCCTAATAAAGTGAGAGAAAATATTGGTTTTCTTTCTGGTGATACAGGACTTTATGATCGGTTAAGCGGAAGGGAGTTTATTACTTATTTCGGTCGTCTTTACAGTATTGCAGACAATATTATCAAACAGCGAATCAGCGAAATGGCTACTTTACTGGATATGAATGAATTTCTGGATAAAAAGATAGAATTTTTATCTTCCGGGATGAAACAAAAGGTATCTATTGTGCGTTCCATTATTCATTATCCTCCGGTAATGATTTTTGACGAGCCAACAGCCGGCTTGGATATTTTAACCTCCAGAAATATTATCTCTTTTATGCGGGATTGTAAAAAGCGTGGGAAATGTGTTTTATTTTCAACACATATTATGAGAGAAGCGGAACGGTTGGCTGATAGAATCGTGATAATTCATAAAGGGAAAATTTTAGCGGACGGCACTCTGGAGAATTTACGCCATATATCTTCTCAAACTGATCTGGATGATATTTTTGTTTATTACATCAATCAATACACCGATGAAACGGAGTTGAGAGCAAATGAATTTTAAACACTCATTGGTAATTTACAGAAAAGAGCTGATGGAAGTTCTGCGTGATAAAAGAACCATTTTTACTACTTTCATCCTTCCTATTATTTTATATCCTTTAATCATTGTCGGTTTTAATTCAATAATGATCCGTCAAACCAAATCACTGGAAGAAAGAGGAGCTACTGTTGCCGTTCAAGATAGCGTAAATAATAATATATCCCGTCAATTGATTCAGGATTTAACGAAGATTAAAAATTATACCATTATACCATACAGCGAAACTACTTCCTGGCTTTATGAAAATAAGGATATTCAGAGTATCGTTACCATTCGTGATTCTCTGGGCAGTGACGGAACGCAATTTTTCAAGGTTTATATTCAATATGACAAATCCAAAGAGCAAAGCAGAATGGTCTTTAACAAGCTTTCCGAACAACTTTCCAAAACGGAAAAGGAATTGCAGAAAGAACTATTACAGAGTTCAGGTATCAGTCCGGATTTTTTGAACCTGATTGATATTAGGGAACGCGATACTTCCAGTGCGCAAAAGAAAATGGGAATGCTCTTGGGTATGTTTTTACCCTATATTGTTATTATGATGTTATTTGCGGGTGCATCTATTGTAGCTGCGGATTTGGTAGCGGGGGAAAAAGAAAGAAGAACATTGGAGACCTTGCTTGTGTCTTCAGTAGGGCGTTTAGAAATTGTTTGTGGTAAATATTTAACGATCATTACCCTGGCAATGTTGAATATGATAGTAAACCTTTTCAGTATCAGTTTTTCCCTAAAATTTATGCTGGCTAATCAAAGCACAGAAATGGCAGGGGTTGCCTTACCCCTTAATGCCATATTGATTTTGCTGATAGCTATGATTCCTTTGGCAACTTTATTTGCCGCTATTCTATTATCCATTTCCACTTTCAGCAGGAATATCAAAGAGGCAAGAAGTTATGAGCAGCCCTTGTTGATAATAGCTATGCTTTTGGGAATGGTAAGTTTCTTTCCGGCAATTGAAATAAACAATCTGATGGCTTTAATCCCTATTGTTAATATTGCTCTGCTGTTTAAAGGTGTTTTGATCAACGAATTTACCATTTCTCAAATACTTTTAACTATTTTCAGCACTGTTGTATTGGATGTTATTGCTATTATTATTACGATAAAGCTGTTTAACACGGAATCAGTTCTCTTTAGGACAGAAGAAGAAAGCGGTGGTTTGAAAGTTCTTAAGAGAAAGCCCAAAACCTTTTTCAATCCCTACAATGGAATTCTCTATTTTTCTATTGCTCTAATTGTGTTATATTATCTTGGCAGTTACTGGCAGGCAAAAGACCTTTTCAGCGGGCTGATTCAAACAGAAATTATTATCATTGCATTACCGGTTTTGTTAATTTTAAGGTTATTACGCCTAAAGCCCAAAGAGGTTTTACGATTAAAAAACCCGAATTGGAATAGCTTTCTCTTAATTCCTTTTATAGCCGTTTCTGCCCAAATAATTGTGTCTATAATTTCGCAGTTGATCAATATTGTTTTTCCCTTTCCGGAAAAATATCTGGAAGCACTTTCCCAATTATATAAAATGAATGAAACCCCTTGGAAGGTTTTTATGGCAATAGCTTTATTGCCTGGAATCTGTGAAGAACTGCTATTTCGGGGATTTATAATCCGCTTTTTTGAAAAGTATTCAGTGCGCTGGGCTGTTGTAATCAGCGCAATTCTTTTTGCTGCCTATCATCTTGATCCTTTTCGTTTTGTGCCTGTTTTGCTTTTGGGATTGTTATTAGGTTATTTGGCTATCCGTTCCTGCTCAATTTATGCCAGTATGTTTTCGCATATTATCATTAACGGAATAGCTTTTGTTCTAGTAACTTACAGCAATACCGGATGGGTAAAATTTATAGCCAAAGATGGAGAAAATCTAAATTATTGGCTAATTGTTCCGGCTTTGATTATATTTTGTATATCTCTTTATGCATTTCATAAAGTTACTGCCAAAGGAGAAGAAAAATGTGTGGAATAGTTGGTTACATAGGTCATCGTAATGCACTGCCTATTGTTGTTGAAGCACTAAAAAGATTAGAGTATAGAGGATATGATAGTTCCGGTTGTGCTCTTATTCACGATGGCGAATTACAGGTTTATAAACGAGCAGGCAAAATTATTGAACTGGAACGCTGTTTGCCAGAACCCAATAAATGCACCGGCAATATAGCCATTGCGCATACCAGATGGGCAACGCATGGAGAACCAAATGAAGTGAATGCTCATCCACATTTGGATTGTAAAGGTGAAATTGCTATTGTCCATAATGGTATTATTGAGAATTATAAACTCTTGAGAGATAAATTAATAGAACTGGGTCATACTTTTGTAAGCGAAACTGATACTGAAGTAATTGTCCATCTTATTGAACAGTTTCTTTTAAGTGAAACAACTTTGGAAGATGCTGTTCGCTCTGCTATGACAAAAGTTGAAGGCACTTACGGGCTGGTAGTTATGTCTTTAAAAGAGCCGGATAAGCTGATTGCCGTGCGCAAAGGTAGTCCTCTTATCATTGGCATTGGTGAAAATGAACATTTTATAACCAGCGATGTGAATGCTATAATTATTCATACAAAGCGAGTTATTTACTTACAGGATGATGAATTATGCGTTGTTAAAGCTGACGGTTTTGAAATTACGACCTTGGATAAACGCAGTGTAAAACCCGAAATTTCAGTGGTGGACTGGGATATTTCCGCTATTGAAAAAGGTGATTTTAAGCACTTTATGCTGAAAGAAATTTTTGAACAACCGCTAACTATTGAAAATGCTTTTCGCGGCAGAATAAATCAACATTTGGGAACAGCACGTTTAGGGGGCTTGGGAATTCCCAATTTTGAATTGAGAAAAATAAAACAAATTCATTTAGTTGCTTGTGGGACTTCATTTCACGCTGCTTTAATAGGTAAATATATTATTGAAGATATAGCTCGCATACCTGTTTTTGCAGAATATGCCTCAGAATATCGCTATCGGAATCCTATCATTCCGGAAGACACTTTGGTCTTTGTAATCAGCCAGTCAGGAGAAACAGCAGATACCCTTGGAGCTTTAAGAGAAGCCAAAGCAAAGGGTGCCAGGGTGTTAGCCATAACCAATGTAGTCGGTAGTACTATAGCCAGAGAAAGCGATGGCGGAACTTATATCCATGCAGGAAGTGAAATTGGAGTAGCCAGTACCAAAGCA
Protein-coding regions in this window:
- a CDS encoding peptidylprolyl isomerase; translated protein: MNKLPTFIVITLLGLFFLVSCATNSSSVAGSVNGTEISLEDFFNSYRGHYAIFGYQTGRTPTKEEKEKLHNETWRDITKAIILQDYYKKYNISASVAEVLDTLSNSIPEHIIKSPRFQVNGKFDKKLYLQSLMTDQPENLAALRKHYQENVIPILKLQKVLIEEEMLSSKIRKQVEQIIASNADLELYIFAPSQLEISLSDAEISAWYQTNLEQFRLWQFYRLGYCSIPVIPDSTELSDAKNTAEFIRNELVRGIDIKDIIANLENKNSLVSFIDNGYQKTEELPWEIQNALLGLENGLCSEPLPYEKGWIMYQKIQSTKTLTLYNTIFVQALPKTASLLAPETQAQQIMKLALNIGLQQAADEFGISYTLTPAMSPDSLIVPANDIKGKLMKYLEIANSGDIIEPLYSAELSAWLIFEVVEKQSKEYLPLEEVKPQIVQILSKERRKDQNKQIVERWLINQNIPANYQWEKLEQVTIDSLWQGKPLTTIYYQAVKAYLEKANPPQITEGEVIIVPKVTAFRPQKTKISPERIKTIYTQNLPEDWFNSWMEEQVKKAKVVINTKP
- the mutS gene encoding DNA mismatch repair protein MutS, with the translated sequence MDDNKLTPMLKQYYAVKEKHPDKLILFRMGDFYETFFEDAHTASRILNITLTTRNKNDENPVPLAGFPYHALNTYLDKLIKAGLKIAICEQTEDPKKAIGLVKREVTEIITPGAVLDQSFLEGNANVFLASLYYNDPQKKIGLAHLDISTGDFLFTELDNEELVNELQRFRAAELIVDSTQAEEYVKTLPLETLPTITVFDSWQFQPQEAIATLKKHFGVTTLEPYGAHNKLLGATAAGAALAYVQGLYNTPFNHISSLRYYSLSQYMQLDEISRRNLELVRSIRYGTKYGSLLSVIDQTMTPMGSRLLQQWLLHPLLDIKEITFRQDIIQSFIDKSSHLKELRLILKEIGDITRLVTRLGSLRINPRELIALKSYLYSARNLQTKLSTFEHPQFAVWQQNMGSFEDIIALIEKAINDNPPISITEGGIFAKGYNPELDELMDIIYDGKSWIARLEEDERRKTGINNLKVGYNRVFGYYIEVSSANKNKVPDYYIPKQTLTNSERFISPRLKEFEAKVLSSEEKIKNLEYELFKELRQNLAESLPRFQQLSEVIAELDVLSSLAFLAWQNQYSRPVFTESRELHIIDGRHPVIEKLMESDKFIPNDTHLDYPETSIAIITGPNMAGKSTYLRQVGLLVILAQMGSFVPASKMTLPVFDRVFTRVGASDNLAQGQSTFLVEMIETANILHSATSNSLILLDEIGRGTSTFDGLSLAWAIIEYIQKYKHSLTLFATHYHELTELENLYPDIKNYNVAVKQWNEEMIFIRKIERGGADQSYGIQVARLAGIPEKVIRRAKEILKNLEEHEISPQGLTATIRKKLVRDVPQIDIFEILADKASENDPIINEIKEIDLNKLSPIEAFQYLQKIQNQLLGEK
- a CDS encoding SPOR domain-containing protein, giving the protein MLKSPFPAVKQVFLSFLLTGLCCFVFAAVRKEFQDLDKLYNSGKLDELSANISTLKPVNDEERACLGFYNALLKVKIEDAISAHQWLIEKFPKSPYAQKSLLELGKIFILDRKIEEATLYLRRITSPEIIERFYWLGLCAWWNDDYATAISNCENYLRLAPRGEFAEKSYYLIADCYLEQKKAYSAVATLLKLQNAKLPEMDEQYFYYRLGYAYELSDKPIDAIAAYRKGYEQDPYSQVAYQIEDRILELKSSKPSIDISFLYPYSPLQVTIVQEEQPDTLKPSVTIDSKSSSSSSTKQIEVKQDTPVKLKEKPKEGYWLQAGRFSVESNANRLVINICLLNIPAAYYEDVSGEKKSWVVVCGSFPDRAKAEEAKELLATNNINSFITAY
- the rho gene encoding transcription termination factor Rho; its protein translation is MLFEEDLFSLNQLQLSRLAKKIGLPGYTQYKGTELIFKMLEFQAAQEGLAFVTGCLEIMEDGFGFLRFPQNNYTAGRDDVYVSLTQIKRFGLKTGNMVSGPVRSPKEGEKYYALLRVESVNNMAPDCMQNLRPFDELTPYYPTERLNLEFDPDNYSTRIINLFTPIGKGQRGLIVAAPRTGKTTLLQDTANAILSNHPEVYLIVLLVDERPEEVTEMKKILKPGSREVISSTFDESPKNHSAVSEMVLEKAKRMVELHQDVVIVLDSITRLARAYNNITPSSGKVLSGGIDANGLIKPKKFFGSARKTEEAGSLTIIATALIDTGSKMDQVIFEEFKGTGNMELVLDRTISDMRLYPAIDLVKSGTRREELLLTQNELNRMYVLRKYLKTISPIQGIETLRKKMQATQTNEELLNSMSN
- a CDS encoding class I SAM-dependent methyltransferase, with protein sequence MNEIIKILSKVDGGNVLDAATGKGDFITTLKQHLKSYTQIIGVDSSQRCVDYAQKIFPENNIEIFRMNLEDMQFEDNYFDMVCMSDALHHIKNREKVLNEMIRVLKPEGLMLITEMYCDGEQTPAQETHIIMHHWVASVDRLLGTYHQKTFTRKELQDIIKKMPLKKVQITDFYVPVDDPSKNCPTLLRNCQEIIKRLQTMENTEVLIKEGQELMQRIKDIGYASACRLAITGYKKK
- a CDS encoding patatin-like phospholipase family protein → MKEKATLILGGGSALGLAHIGVLSVLEEQYEITSIIGSSMGSIIGGLYSSGLNSEEIYKIAKSFKNTRIFSPLNLDRTIQGIFDGKSLLKAFWKWTEGKKIEEGRIPFIACAYDLISKSTVLFNKGLYADAMRASTSLPVLFAPYKFKQYLFIDGGIEHPLPLAFSSVLSQDKVIAVNVLPEAQKSACFINLESDEITKSKRLGRTEVIFHAVLQNQAYLAIRDIATFSPDIVIEAGMADGHPFAFHKARDFYNYGRKQTIETLANYNEPGFITAIRKQYRNLIRYLPNLNIPVKDNT
- a CDS encoding ABC transporter ATP-binding protein, coding for MIKVENLSKVFTKKDGTNFYAVDKINFTAGDGEIVCLLGVNGAGKTTTMRVLSTIFQPSEGTAEIQGWDIKKHPNKVRENIGFLSGDTGLYDRLSGREFITYFGRLYSIADNIIKQRISEMATLLDMNEFLDKKIEFLSSGMKQKVSIVRSIIHYPPVMIFDEPTAGLDILTSRNIISFMRDCKKRGKCVLFSTHIMREAERLADRIVIIHKGKILADGTLENLRHISSQTDLDDIFVYYINQYTDETELRANEF